Proteins from a single region of Dysosmobacter acutus:
- a CDS encoding Cna B-type domain-containing protein gives MATTKKRLLSLVMAVVMAFSLLPISVLAANESDVKKQTTEQIVNKGGTSYYMANGSDGSASNYDVSVTKELTATGVENEFNVKVNVTYKNATTTTQSADAATTLIIDTSGSMDYCAECGNDSMEESYKWHQYCPDGSGKEYVRGEWVSTSKYNGYYACANCGKRERNHNSELVTTYECSDCGSTQSRIMAAQAAACAFLDSYASGAQAGTHRYVSLVTFAQSANSRDLDTQTSGKQYWVDVTDATALQRAKDVINGLSASGGTNTSGGVMLANNLFTQKSVNSQVAGIDNKFAVLLTDGQPTYRRDASSNDVGSISKDGGNGSETSSSNSRAVENTCKTLVNSTGVDLFAISYGLSGNIVNGSGTTKTITSWLQDDCYVGKRPADDPTNPNRSDVFLAGNSAALNSAFSSILNSIEQSGSTGEAAGDIVSGGAVETKDKCIGFVQFTSANGATQADGEIVWNLAGAAKDTTGVPEGYTSYTMTYKVRLDNTQDGFVEGQAYSTGAASFTYQDASTGNEYTKTSPAPIVKGYLGSLVFNKVSHHTVNGEQQKLPGAKFTLTSTTAAPSIIREASSSAEEGHKGEVLFDETIPSGYTYTMKEFPAPEGYVANDSEWAVTVNYGEVTITSVKGDDLSEGGSVVNKLAQTYKDLTLTKSWYMPANPQGGESTQPIYVNVYQDGGSEAFATLYLNGSTATVNNCADSNVRVAATQNTTTKYWEYTLTVPDNNPENGGSHTYTISEPTLNGFDQSGSGLALINTATGKTSIYVEKEWILPEGVELTLPRTVQVEVLRNGESFGDGGHTYLDVDSSKATGNTAASLELDLYDSNGEYYTYTVSEITASSYQLVGITGSGSAADPFVITNTVANETAPVTVSKTWQDAGDDSKRPAAISVQLLRDGAAYGSAVELKGESWSHEFGNLPKYSFLDKDGNDTTDLSKVASVKVHTYTVQELGDFDGYTSSANGLTLTNTRQENGAITVTKYWEDGITGGHTGSVVVRLNDGATYEDKTLNEGNGWTASWEGVPQYDATGNKITYTVSEVSGPANYVPVISYGENNESAEFVNGEASVTITNTPNGSEDTTSVTVNKTWNHPAGYTAPGATFTLYQAKEDGSEKVAYAYPADAECTNPAENVTGSYTFTNLPKYYFEQNAETGESVAVAYVYTVVESPVTNANGDAYTSSHAVEDGQDGSRTYNFVNTITGSVSVQVSKEWIDLLAGSDSSRAAQATIQLERSTDNANWETMAGKTVSTNVDKTFTPWSGLEKYDANGQLYIYRVTEQTVMGYETPVISDDLDNSANFAFEVTNKLAQSTTGAFTVTKNWVDGSAANADRPAITLTLKQGASAYGTVTVAGDGTVAVDEGGKLSADQVSANVNTTNNSWTVYFNGLDLYDIGASSVTAYVYSIEEASVEGYQSTTVNHENSNSALITNTLTQGVKDATVTKIWRDPTNNHPDVTFTLSAKTASGASVTTVGGAALPTTIVLTQDAAKANESDSDNIYLAEDADSNNWSYTVSGLPKYNDNRSEIFYTFDEPTAPAGYTKEALMKNGEVVPNAFVNIIEQEIIPVAGTKAWNRTVEGDYYVPGAVEGIYVALYRDDNQLVPESELAEGITNPLYVTKGDGDTDALWSFSFGDLEKYDVDGDGHEYSYSVSEVYYETVEGQQVLRKVENNGSIVYGTDTYKVTYGGNNAISNAYDQPQKYWYRVDTSYTTVQSGTTVFSYSAAGTVQEFEGPGTLSVDPADYAALNGIPFEYVSANTRAFIDVKDGEDTPLEFTGDVSVTVDQINRVYVIHLEYVRTLYKLTTNYYYEGTTNEVHPSTTDPGQLTGVVTDVKDYKDPGKYTATEAFTTERKQAPAGYEIVRVTLRNGTGEVQTVEVKDGSVTFPDGGNFNSADVTVTYYYDKITAEHQTVGAEVTFTKKGDSGETASSGSNSQIAANAVFGLYSDAACETLVKEISIGADGKLTITAGKGLATDLAEGSYYLKETAAPTGYVIGTETVYAIAVASSDTSYWSNNVWYPQTTWTITVDGGTAGNIDVVNNMLKETYSVEYYFETGVNSNTYTQKSEYPDKTDLVITYFDTIFSSDYELGKDGMGLVPDGYSLNEAKTGPKTLTYAMVTGDPAQKVIKLYYDLDMTQREDLSVTKSWIGEEKTATVGLYETVDGVETLSERTDAVKTIVSNATWSDLDEYTDGGKAITYAVYEIVANSDGTYTKVASGDTVTIDGVKYLVSYKDNSITNRELRSVTVTKAWSDSTPDAEKAEVSLQLYAGQTQVKSNALNMAVGDADGVITLNTTAGYSVTYSDLYATDEQGNRLTYSVKELDASGNPVEAGKRITLGGVNFIVSYSGTTVTNTKELGAIIVTKSFEGVSALGGDFLITVKNGTGASAETVALLSVDGRTVNGQQTMKPTSGDGKTAPYSWYITGLPTANTYYAAESGEEIANYTLQSGTLRSGSTTVDANKAIALKNIYLRDTVTMTITKDVTGDLSEQDFARNSFTFKVYEGGSLVKTVFLPKADNSTNSADWQEEFPVNTNTTYTVVEEGGSRDGFVLKVNGGEDTTAHRTLTKDVGTASVTASYTNDYDQRFVDHNQGSFRIEKKDAGNNNAAMAGVEFNLYTDADCKTLVQMGAGTSNKTDDEGKLTINIPESYLTGTEQTFYLKETVPAGYVDNGTVWTVKATKPADNAGEPAVKITLNDNKTFFDRVYTWLMGIEDSNWANGVLTVYNTMEEYTITVKKVDGTGAALKGAAFTLDTAALTADSTGTVFTSGKLSYSTESMTIAESTTPAGYDGITSDILVAYDVQNGKVAGLKAADGATLPTGVTIDGFTVTVKNTKRTVANLPVPASFSIHKVDSADATVANDLEGVGFTLYQADGETVYKAEEKTGATGLAAFTGLQTDGTYVLKETTALEGYTASSKTWTVTVSHTTSAEEVNGDNNWQSKDIYSVSVKLNDAEQLDAQKQMTVVNTRDTGKITVGKTSNFTGTYSIGVYTYDAEAETKYTLVDTAASLTINSEAQKPTADFAGLPTGTYYVKEADAGKLHHSLQTTYTVNGAAAAVNADGYVEVKVEKDAQIEVICDNQYTYVPNYTTISVEKVWSDDENRDGNRPDSVTVSIADKNGSNVVKELVITKNAEGKYTSEHRFDANGYTAPYTVTELGYTRGETFTAASDESFEYTISYLSGEGDAAKTDGTVVDGKITITNSYEPETLVIPVVKSWSGEYAGQNIKSVTLELYADGEPTGVVVELTADNAVEGVRGKWFGLFESNYNAETETGYTIYRNSEGKAITYSVKEIKLGDHTMTGNSWGYWSVTTGTSTANTALPEGWNTDLAEDALVLTVNNRYHVPSDPYDPEDPEDPPVEIPDDPTPGGDKPVIDEEPGEEPTEIEDEPTPTGPAPKTGDVSGIWVALASVSACGIAALSIFGKRKKEEDQ, from the coding sequence ATGGCAACAACAAAGAAGAGGCTTTTGTCGCTGGTTATGGCAGTGGTTATGGCGTTCAGCCTGCTGCCCATCAGTGTGCTGGCCGCAAATGAGAGCGATGTCAAAAAACAGACTACGGAGCAGATCGTCAACAAGGGAGGAACCTCCTATTACATGGCGAACGGCTCCGACGGCAGCGCATCCAACTACGATGTGTCCGTCACCAAGGAATTGACGGCCACCGGAGTGGAAAATGAGTTCAACGTGAAGGTGAACGTCACCTATAAGAACGCAACCACCACCACCCAGAGCGCCGACGCAGCGACCACGCTGATCATCGATACCTCCGGCTCGATGGACTACTGCGCCGAGTGCGGAAACGACAGCATGGAAGAGAGCTATAAGTGGCACCAATACTGCCCCGACGGCAGCGGTAAGGAGTATGTCCGGGGAGAGTGGGTTTCTACCAGCAAATACAATGGTTATTATGCCTGTGCCAACTGCGGCAAAAGAGAACGCAATCACAATTCGGAGTTAGTTACCACCTATGAATGCAGCGACTGCGGCAGCACCCAGTCCCGGATCATGGCGGCCCAGGCGGCGGCCTGCGCCTTCCTGGACAGCTATGCCTCCGGCGCACAGGCGGGCACCCACCGCTATGTGTCTCTGGTGACCTTTGCACAGAGTGCAAATTCCCGGGATCTGGACACGCAGACCAGCGGCAAACAGTATTGGGTGGACGTTACCGACGCCACCGCACTGCAGCGGGCCAAGGACGTGATCAACGGCCTGAGCGCCAGTGGCGGCACCAACACCAGCGGCGGCGTGATGCTGGCCAACAACCTGTTCACCCAGAAAAGCGTGAACAGCCAGGTCGCGGGCATTGACAACAAGTTTGCCGTGCTGCTGACCGACGGCCAGCCTACTTACCGCAGAGACGCCAGCAGCAATGATGTGGGTTCAATTTCTAAAGACGGCGGAAATGGCTCTGAAACAAGCAGCTCCAACAGCCGAGCGGTAGAGAATACCTGCAAAACTCTGGTGAACTCCACCGGCGTGGACCTGTTCGCCATCTCTTATGGTTTGAGCGGCAACATTGTCAATGGCAGCGGCACGACCAAGACCATCACCAGCTGGCTGCAGGACGACTGTTATGTGGGGAAGCGTCCGGCCGACGATCCCACAAACCCCAATCGGAGCGACGTGTTCCTGGCCGGCAATTCGGCGGCTCTGAACAGCGCCTTTTCCTCCATTCTCAACAGTATCGAGCAAAGCGGTTCCACCGGTGAGGCGGCGGGCGATATCGTCTCCGGCGGAGCCGTGGAAACCAAGGATAAGTGCATCGGCTTTGTCCAGTTCACCAGCGCCAACGGCGCCACGCAGGCCGATGGTGAGATTGTCTGGAACCTGGCCGGAGCCGCCAAGGATACCACCGGCGTGCCCGAGGGCTACACCTCCTACACCATGACCTACAAGGTGCGCCTGGACAACACCCAGGATGGGTTTGTGGAAGGTCAGGCCTACTCCACCGGCGCGGCCTCCTTCACCTATCAGGACGCCAGTACCGGTAACGAGTACACCAAGACTTCCCCCGCCCCCATCGTGAAGGGCTATTTGGGCAGCCTGGTCTTCAACAAGGTCTCCCATCACACGGTGAACGGCGAACAGCAGAAGCTGCCCGGCGCGAAGTTCACCCTGACCAGCACCACCGCGGCCCCTTCCATCATCCGTGAGGCATCCTCCTCCGCGGAGGAGGGCCACAAGGGCGAGGTGCTGTTCGATGAGACCATCCCCTCCGGCTATACCTATACCATGAAAGAGTTCCCGGCTCCCGAGGGTTATGTGGCCAACGACAGTGAGTGGGCCGTGACCGTCAACTACGGCGAGGTCACCATCACCTCGGTGAAGGGCGACGACCTGAGCGAGGGCGGCAGCGTGGTCAACAAGCTGGCGCAGACCTACAAGGACCTCACCCTCACCAAGAGCTGGTATATGCCCGCCAATCCCCAGGGCGGCGAGTCTACCCAGCCCATCTACGTCAACGTGTATCAGGACGGCGGCAGCGAGGCGTTTGCCACGCTGTACCTGAACGGTTCCACGGCTACGGTAAATAACTGCGCCGACAGCAATGTCCGCGTCGCGGCCACCCAGAACACCACAACCAAATACTGGGAGTACACCCTCACCGTACCCGACAACAATCCGGAAAACGGCGGCAGCCATACCTACACCATCTCTGAGCCTACGCTGAACGGCTTTGATCAGAGCGGCAGCGGTTTGGCCCTGATCAACACCGCCACCGGCAAGACCTCGATCTATGTGGAGAAGGAGTGGATCCTGCCCGAGGGCGTGGAGCTCACCCTGCCCCGCACGGTCCAGGTGGAAGTGCTGCGCAACGGCGAGAGCTTCGGCGACGGCGGCCACACCTACCTGGATGTGGACAGCAGCAAGGCCACAGGCAACACGGCTGCCTCCCTTGAGCTGGATCTCTATGATAGCAACGGCGAATACTATACCTATACCGTCAGCGAGATCACCGCTTCCTCCTATCAGCTGGTGGGGATCACCGGCAGCGGCAGCGCGGCCGATCCTTTCGTGATCACCAACACCGTGGCCAATGAGACGGCGCCTGTGACGGTCAGCAAGACCTGGCAGGATGCGGGCGACGATTCCAAGCGGCCCGCGGCCATCAGCGTCCAGCTGCTCCGGGACGGCGCGGCCTACGGCAGCGCCGTGGAGCTGAAGGGCGAGAGCTGGAGCCACGAGTTCGGCAATCTGCCCAAGTACAGCTTCCTGGACAAGGACGGCAATGATACCACGGACCTGAGCAAGGTCGCCTCCGTGAAGGTCCACACCTACACGGTGCAGGAGTTGGGCGATTTTGACGGCTACACCTCCTCCGCCAACGGCCTCACCCTCACCAACACCCGTCAGGAAAACGGCGCCATCACCGTCACCAAGTACTGGGAAGACGGCATCACCGGCGGCCACACCGGCTCGGTTGTGGTGCGGCTGAACGACGGCGCAACTTATGAAGACAAGACCCTGAACGAAGGGAACGGCTGGACCGCCTCCTGGGAGGGTGTGCCGCAGTACGACGCCACGGGCAACAAGATTACCTACACGGTTTCCGAGGTCAGCGGCCCCGCCAACTACGTCCCCGTCATCTCCTATGGCGAGAACAATGAGTCCGCGGAGTTTGTGAATGGCGAGGCTTCCGTGACCATCACCAACACGCCCAACGGCAGCGAGGACACCACCTCCGTCACCGTGAACAAGACCTGGAACCACCCCGCGGGCTACACGGCCCCCGGCGCCACCTTCACCCTGTATCAGGCGAAGGAGGACGGCAGTGAAAAGGTCGCCTATGCGTATCCCGCGGACGCCGAGTGCACCAACCCCGCGGAGAACGTGACCGGCAGCTATACCTTCACCAATTTGCCCAAGTACTACTTTGAGCAGAATGCGGAGACCGGCGAGTCCGTTGCGGTTGCCTATGTCTACACCGTGGTGGAGTCTCCCGTCACCAACGCCAACGGCGACGCCTACACCAGCAGCCATGCGGTTGAGGACGGCCAGGATGGCAGCAGAACCTACAACTTTGTCAACACCATCACCGGCAGCGTCTCCGTCCAGGTCAGCAAGGAGTGGATCGACCTTCTGGCGGGCAGCGACAGCAGCCGCGCCGCCCAGGCCACCATCCAGCTGGAGCGCAGCACTGACAACGCCAACTGGGAGACTATGGCGGGCAAGACGGTGTCCACCAATGTGGATAAGACCTTCACCCCCTGGTCCGGCCTGGAGAAGTACGATGCAAACGGCCAGCTGTACATCTACAGAGTGACCGAGCAGACCGTCATGGGCTACGAAACACCCGTGATCTCCGACGATCTGGATAACTCCGCCAACTTTGCGTTCGAGGTAACCAACAAGCTGGCCCAGAGCACCACCGGCGCCTTCACCGTCACCAAGAACTGGGTGGACGGCAGCGCCGCCAACGCGGACCGGCCGGCCATCACCCTGACCCTGAAGCAGGGCGCCAGCGCGTATGGCACCGTCACCGTGGCGGGCGACGGCACGGTCGCTGTGGACGAGGGCGGCAAGCTGAGCGCCGACCAGGTGAGCGCCAACGTGAACACCACCAACAACAGCTGGACCGTCTACTTCAACGGTCTGGATCTCTACGACATCGGCGCTTCTTCCGTCACGGCCTATGTGTATTCCATCGAAGAGGCCAGTGTGGAGGGTTATCAGAGCACGACTGTCAACCACGAAAACAGCAACTCCGCCCTTATCACCAACACCCTGACCCAGGGCGTGAAGGACGCTACCGTCACCAAGATCTGGAGGGATCCCACCAACAATCATCCTGACGTGACCTTCACCCTGAGCGCCAAGACAGCAAGCGGCGCTTCCGTGACCACTGTCGGCGGAGCCGCCCTGCCCACCACCATTGTCCTGACCCAGGATGCGGCCAAGGCCAATGAGAGTGACAGCGACAACATCTACCTGGCCGAGGATGCTGACTCCAACAACTGGAGCTACACCGTTTCCGGCCTGCCCAAGTACAACGACAACCGCAGCGAAATTTTCTACACCTTTGACGAGCCCACCGCTCCCGCGGGATATACCAAGGAAGCCCTGATGAAGAACGGCGAGGTTGTGCCCAATGCTTTCGTCAACATCATTGAGCAGGAGATAATTCCTGTCGCCGGCACCAAGGCCTGGAACCGCACCGTCGAGGGCGACTACTATGTCCCCGGCGCCGTGGAGGGCATCTATGTGGCCCTGTACCGCGACGACAACCAGCTGGTTCCCGAGAGTGAGCTGGCCGAGGGCATCACCAATCCCCTGTATGTGACCAAGGGCGACGGCGACACCGACGCGCTGTGGAGCTTCTCCTTCGGCGATCTGGAGAAGTATGATGTGGACGGCGACGGCCATGAATACTCCTACAGCGTCAGTGAGGTGTATTACGAGACCGTTGAGGGCCAGCAGGTCCTGCGCAAGGTGGAGAACAACGGCTCCATCGTCTACGGAACCGACACCTACAAAGTCACCTACGGCGGGAACAACGCCATCAGCAACGCCTACGATCAGCCTCAGAAATACTGGTACCGCGTGGACACCAGCTATACCACCGTCCAGTCCGGCACCACCGTCTTCTCCTACAGTGCCGCCGGCACGGTGCAGGAGTTTGAGGGCCCCGGTACGCTGAGCGTCGACCCCGCGGACTATGCGGCGCTCAATGGCATTCCCTTTGAGTATGTCTCCGCCAACACCCGCGCCTTCATCGACGTGAAGGATGGGGAGGACACTCCGCTGGAGTTCACCGGGGATGTGTCCGTCACCGTGGATCAGATCAACCGGGTGTACGTGATCCATCTGGAGTACGTCCGCACCCTCTACAAGCTGACCACCAATTACTACTATGAGGGTACCACCAACGAGGTCCATCCCTCCACCACCGATCCCGGCCAGCTGACCGGGGTAGTCACGGACGTGAAGGACTATAAGGACCCCGGCAAGTACACCGCGACAGAGGCCTTTACCACCGAGCGCAAGCAGGCTCCCGCGGGTTATGAGATCGTCCGGGTCACCCTGCGCAACGGCACCGGCGAGGTCCAGACCGTGGAGGTGAAGGACGGCAGCGTCACCTTCCCCGACGGCGGAAACTTCAACAGCGCGGATGTGACCGTGACCTACTATTACGACAAGATCACCGCCGAGCATCAGACCGTCGGCGCGGAGGTCACCTTTACCAAGAAGGGCGACAGCGGCGAGACCGCCAGCAGCGGCAGCAACAGCCAGATCGCGGCCAACGCGGTGTTCGGGCTGTACAGCGACGCTGCATGCGAGACCCTCGTCAAGGAGATTTCCATCGGCGCGGACGGCAAGCTGACCATCACGGCCGGCAAGGGCCTGGCCACCGATCTGGCCGAGGGCAGCTACTACCTGAAGGAGACTGCGGCGCCCACCGGATACGTGATCGGCACGGAAACGGTCTATGCAATCGCCGTTGCTTCCAGTGACACCTCCTATTGGTCCAACAACGTCTGGTATCCCCAGACCACCTGGACCATCACCGTGGACGGCGGTACCGCCGGCAACATCGATGTGGTCAACAACATGCTGAAGGAAACCTACAGTGTGGAGTACTACTTTGAAACCGGCGTCAACAGCAATACCTATACCCAGAAGAGCGAATACCCCGATAAGACCGATTTGGTCATCACCTATTTCGACACCATTTTCTCCTCCGACTATGAGTTAGGCAAGGACGGCATGGGCCTGGTGCCCGATGGCTACAGCCTGAATGAGGCCAAGACCGGTCCCAAGACGCTGACCTATGCAATGGTCACCGGCGATCCGGCCCAGAAGGTCATCAAGCTGTACTACGATCTGGATATGACCCAGAGAGAGGACCTGTCCGTCACCAAGAGCTGGATCGGCGAGGAAAAGACCGCCACCGTGGGCCTTTATGAGACCGTGGACGGCGTGGAGACCCTTTCCGAGCGCACCGACGCGGTGAAGACCATCGTAAGCAACGCCACCTGGTCCGACCTGGATGAGTACACCGACGGCGGCAAGGCCATCACCTACGCGGTCTATGAGATCGTGGCCAACAGCGACGGCACCTACACCAAGGTAGCAAGCGGCGACACCGTCACCATCGACGGCGTCAAGTACCTGGTGAGCTACAAGGACAACAGCATCACCAACCGTGAGCTGCGGAGCGTTACCGTCACCAAGGCATGGAGCGACAGCACGCCTGACGCCGAGAAGGCCGAAGTCAGCTTGCAGCTCTATGCCGGCCAGACCCAGGTCAAGTCCAACGCGCTGAACATGGCCGTGGGCGACGCGGACGGCGTCATCACCCTGAACACCACTGCGGGCTACAGCGTGACTTACTCCGACCTGTACGCCACCGATGAGCAGGGCAACCGCCTGACCTATTCCGTCAAGGAACTGGATGCCTCCGGCAACCCGGTAGAGGCAGGCAAGCGCATCACGTTGGGCGGTGTGAATTTCATCGTCAGCTACAGTGGAACCACCGTAACCAACACCAAGGAGCTGGGCGCCATCATCGTCACCAAGTCTTTTGAGGGCGTCAGCGCACTGGGAGGCGACTTCCTGATCACGGTGAAAAACGGCACCGGCGCCAGCGCTGAGACTGTGGCCCTCCTGAGTGTGGACGGCAGAACCGTGAACGGCCAGCAGACCATGAAGCCCACCAGCGGCGACGGCAAGACCGCGCCTTACAGCTGGTATATCACAGGCCTGCCCACCGCCAACACCTACTATGCGGCGGAGTCCGGCGAAGAGATCGCCAACTACACCCTGCAGTCCGGCACGCTCAGAAGCGGCAGCACCACGGTAGATGCCAACAAGGCCATTGCCCTGAAGAACATCTATCTGCGCGATACCGTGACCATGACCATCACCAAGGACGTCACCGGTGATCTGAGTGAACAGGATTTCGCCAGGAACAGCTTCACCTTCAAGGTCTATGAGGGCGGCAGCCTGGTCAAGACCGTGTTCCTGCCCAAGGCGGACAACAGCACGAACAGCGCCGACTGGCAGGAGGAATTCCCCGTGAACACCAACACCACCTACACTGTGGTGGAAGAGGGCGGCAGCCGCGACGGCTTTGTCCTGAAGGTCAACGGCGGCGAGGACACCACCGCGCACAGAACCCTTACCAAGGATGTGGGCACCGCTTCCGTAACCGCAAGCTACACCAACGACTACGACCAGCGGTTTGTGGATCACAACCAGGGCTCCTTCCGGATTGAGAAGAAGGACGCCGGCAACAACAACGCGGCCATGGCCGGCGTGGAGTTCAACCTCTACACCGACGCGGACTGCAAGACCCTGGTCCAGATGGGCGCCGGCACCTCCAACAAGACCGACGACGAGGGCAAGCTGACCATCAACATCCCTGAGAGCTATCTCACCGGCACCGAGCAGACCTTCTACCTGAAGGAGACCGTGCCCGCAGGATATGTGGACAACGGAACCGTCTGGACGGTTAAGGCCACCAAGCCCGCCGACAACGCCGGCGAGCCCGCCGTAAAGATCACGCTCAATGACAACAAGACCTTCTTTGACCGCGTGTACACCTGGCTCATGGGCATTGAAGACAGCAACTGGGCCAACGGCGTCCTCACTGTCTACAACACCATGGAGGAGTACACCATCACCGTCAAGAAGGTGGACGGCACCGGCGCGGCCCTGAAGGGCGCTGCCTTTACCCTGGACACGGCGGCACTCACCGCGGATTCCACCGGCACCGTTTTCACCAGCGGCAAACTGAGCTACAGCACGGAGTCCATGACCATCGCAGAGAGCACGACTCCTGCCGGCTATGACGGCATCACCTCCGACATCCTGGTCGCCTACGACGTCCAGAACGGCAAGGTGGCCGGTCTGAAGGCAGCCGACGGAGCCACGCTCCCCACCGGCGTCACCATCGACGGCTTTACCGTCACCGTGAAGAACACCAAGCGCACCGTGGCCAACCTGCCGGTGCCCGCCTCCTTCTCCATCCACAAGGTGGACAGCGCGGACGCGACGGTGGCCAATGACCTGGAAGGCGTTGGATTCACCCTCTATCAGGCGGACGGCGAGACTGTCTACAAGGCTGAGGAGAAGACCGGGGCCACTGGCCTTGCTGCCTTCACCGGCCTGCAGACCGACGGCACCTACGTCCTGAAAGAGACCACCGCCCTGGAGGGCTACACCGCCAGCAGCAAGACCTGGACCGTGACCGTGAGCCATACCACCAGCGCGGAAGAGGTCAACGGCGACAACAACTGGCAGTCCAAGGACATCTACTCTGTTTCCGTGAAGCTGAATGACGCGGAGCAGCTGGACGCGCAGAAGCAGATGACCGTGGTCAATACCCGCGACACCGGCAAGATCACCGTGGGCAAGACCTCTAACTTTACCGGCACCTATAGCATCGGCGTGTACACCTATGACGCTGAGGCCGAAACCAAGTACACCCTGGTGGATACCGCCGCCAGCCTGACGATCAACTCTGAGGCCCAGAAGCCCACCGCGGACTTTGCAGGTCTGCCCACTGGGACCTATTATGTGAAGGAAGCCGACGCAGGTAAGCTGCATCACAGCCTGCAGACCACCTACACCGTAAACGGCGCGGCGGCTGCGGTCAACGCCGACGGCTATGTGGAAGTGAAGGTAGAGAAGGATGCCCAGATCGAAGTGATCTGCGACAACCAGTACACCTACGTTCCTAACTACACCACCATCTCCGTCGAGAAGGTATGGAGCGACGATGAAAACCGGGACGGCAACCGGCCCGACAGCGTCACCGTCAGCATCGCCGACAAGAACGGCTCCAATGTGGTGAAGGAACTGGTCATTACCAAGAACGCCGAGGGCAAGTACACCTCCGAACATCGATTCGACGCCAACGGCTACACCGCTCCCTACACCGTGACGGAGTTGGGCTACACCAGAGGCGAAACCTTCACCGCCGCCTCCGACGAGAGCTTTGAGTACACCATCTCCTATCTGAGCGGCGAGGGCGATGCGGCCAAGACCGACGGCACTGTGGTGGACGGCAAGATCACCATCACCAACAGCTATGAGCCCGAAACCCTGGTGATCCCTGTGGTCAAGAGCTGGAGCGGCGAGTATGCCGGCCAGAACATCAAGAGTGTCACTCTGGAGCTGTACGCCGATGGCGAGCCCACCGGAGTGGTGGTTGAGCTGACCGCCGACAACGCCGTGGAGGGCGTCAGAGGCAAGTGGTTCGGCCTCTTTGAGTCCAACTACAATGCTGAGACCGAGACCGGCTACACCATTTACCGCAACAGCGAAGGCAAGGCCATCACCTACAGCGTGAAGGAGATCAAGTTAGGTGACCACACCATGACCGGCAACAGCTGGGGCTACTGGTCGGTTACCACCGGTACCTCCACCGCCAATACGGCCCTGCCTGAGGGATGGAACACGGATCTGGCGGAGGACGCACTGGTCCTGACGGTGAACAACCGCTATCACGTGCCTTCCGATCCCTATGATCCTGAAGATCCCGAGGATCCCCCGGTTGAAATCCCCGACGATCCCACTCCCGGCGGCGACAAGCCTGTGATTGACGAAGAGCCCGGCGAAGAGCCCACTGAGATCGAGGATGAGCCCACTCCCACCGGCCCGGCGCCCAAGACCGGCGACGTCTCCGGCATCTGGGTGGCACTGGCCTCCGTCTCCGCCTGCGGCATCGCGGCGCTGAGCATCTTTGGCAAGCGCAAGAAGGAAGAGGATCAGTAA